A genome region from Gadus macrocephalus chromosome 15, ASM3116895v1 includes the following:
- the yipf4 gene encoding protein YIPF4: MQFSPTNGDFTFVSSTEAEALELSGTIDAPDVKLNLGSDAGKDPYATTFLRQRGYGWLLEIEEEESEDTKPLLEELDIDLKDIFYKVRCVLMPMPSLGFNRQVVRDNPDFWGPLAVVLLFSMISIYGQFRVVSWIITIWIFGSLTVFILARVLGGEVSYGQVLGVIGYSLLPLIVISPLLLVIGSFDVFATVIKLFGVFWAAYSAASLLVGDEFKTKKPLLIYPIFLLYIYFLSLYTGV, encoded by the exons ATGCAGTTCTCTCCCACCAATGGAGACTTCACGTTCGTCTCGTCCACAGAAGCTGAAG CCCTAGAACTCAGCGGCACCATCGACGCCCCAGATGTCAAGCTGAACCTAGGCAGCGATGCTGGGAAGGATCCATACGCCACCACGTTCCTGAGACAACGTGGCTATGGGTGGCTTCTggagattgaggaggaggagagcgaagACACCAAGCCTCTCCT GGAGGAGCTGGACATCGACCTGAAGGACATCTTCTACAAGGTCCGCTGCGTACTGATGCCCATGCCCTCCTTGGGTTTCAATCGGCAGGTGGTGAGGGACAACCCGGACTTCTGGGGCCCTCTGGCCGTGGTGCTGCTCTTCTCCATGATCTCCATCTATGGACAGTTCAGG GTGGTGTCTTGGATAATCACCATTTGGATATTTGGCTCCCTAACCGTCTTCATTCTGGCCCGCGTTCTTGGCGGAGAG GTGTCCTACGGCCAGGTCCTGGGTGTGATTGGCTACTCACTTCTCCCGCTTATCGTCATATCTCCACTGCTCCTGGTCATCGGAAGCTTTGATGTGTTCGCCACGGTTATAAAA CTTTTCGGTGTGTTCTGGGCTGCGTACAGTGCTGCATCGCTACTCGTGGGAGATGAGTTCAAGACCAAGAAGCCCCTTCTTATATACCCCATCTTCCTTTTGTATATCTACTTCCTGTCACTATATACCGGCGTCTGA
- the exo1 gene encoding exonuclease 1 isoform X1 yields MGIQGLLQFLKDASEPVHVKKYRGQTVAVDTYCWLHKGAFSCAEKLAKGEPTDQYVTYCMKFVDMLLSFGVRPILVFDGCNLPSKREVEKSRRERRQANLQKGKQLLREGKLSEARDCFTKSVNVTPSMAHDVIKAARARGVDCVVAPYEADAQLAFLSKVGLAQAIITEDSDLLAFGCKKVLLKMDKEGNGLEIDQAHLGRCRSLGGVFTEEKFRYMCILSGCDYLASLYGIGLGKACKLLKMANNPDVLAVIRKMGQYLKMSVAVPEEYLQGFTKADNTFLYQLVFDPLQRKVVPLNPYPEHLDPSTLSYAGLNKGDEKGYQMALGNLDIHTMEKIDNFNPDKVTLPTVKPRSRCWKDTVAPPRRGGASASIWSRGYSAGCTANNASLVKKEEEEEEEERPTPPSTRGQERVVGLQGLRLPSKQPGVKRPREDSSLSDQDVLQLYTGSSGLKRARSEEQDQEEKPSLPRPPGGSSSGAPRPRNRFATLLQRRNQGEEADGQATRSRFFSASCEAPALSTRDGVNDDAASPSGARQENALSRAEDDGESDSPEAPSIETPSPTSSPSPTATSSTPTATSSSPITATSPRPASQRLGVFRWSGLSQHPPTSTAAAAHSTSSSIKPSAAPAPGPGPVVSGIAALQRYQRQTESVSWGSRPPAAESPAPQGVDLVDDSPPASPPSQDSAYCSQSPPCDLTSCEAEGVADATGSAASCLLSPCHKDDVEAGLKGSDRGPPRVPQDPKRPLVVRSLVAGLARSRPSNQGAEPPAKLRPVAPARASGLRRRPSGSQGPLGKKPLTNNENNCPGTQATISSLWKNFGFKREHQKLSPSPRGPPMSPAKDNLPGAAGL; encoded by the exons ATGGGAATCCAGGGTCTGCTCCAGTTCCTCAAAGATGCTTCGGAGCCCGTCCATGTGAAGAAGTACAGAGGGCAGACGGTGGCCGTGGACACCTACTGCTGGCTGCACAAAGGGGCTTTCTCCTGTGCTGAAAAGCTGGCCAAAGGAGAACCAACAGATCA GTACGTCACATACTGTATGAAATTTGTGGACATGCTCCTGTCGTTTGGCGTGAGACCAATTCTGGTTTTCGACGGATGCAACCTACCGTcaaagagagaggtggagaagtCTCGTAGAGA GCGCAGACAAGCTAACCTCCAGAAGGGAAAGCAGCTGCTACGTGAGGGGAAGCTCTCCGAAGCAAGGGACTGCTTCACAAAGTCTGTCAATGTTACGCCCTCCATGGCCCATGATGTCATCAAG GCTGCCAGGGCTAGGGGGGTGGATTGTGTGGTGGCTCCCTACGAGGCGGACGCCCAGCTGGCCTTCCTCAGCAAGGTGGGCCTGGCCCAGGCCATCATCACAGAGGACTCTGACCTGCTGGCCTTCGGTTGCAAAAAG GTTTTGTTGAAGATGGACAAGGAGGGCAACGGGCTGGAGATTGACCAGGCCCACTTGGGTCGCTGTCGCTCCCTGGGGGGCGTGTTCACGGAGGAGAAGTTCCGCTACATGTGCATCCTGTCTGGCTGTGACTACCTGGCCTCGCTCTACGGCATCGGCCTGGGAAAGGCCTGCAAGCTGCTCAAGATGGCCAACAACCCTGACGTACTCGCG GTGATCCGGAAGATGGGCCAGTACCTGAAGATGAGCGTGGCCGTACCCGAGGAGTACCTGCAGGGCTTCACCAAGGCTGACAACACCTTCCTCTACCAGCTGGTGTTCGACCCGCTCCAACGCAAGGTGGTGCCACTCAACCCCTACCCAGAGCACCTGGACCCCAGCACCCTCAGCTACGCTGGCCT GAACAAAGGGGACGAGAAAGGGTACCAGATGGCACTGGGGAACCTGGACATCCACACCATGGAGAAGATTGACAACTTCAACCCGGACAAAGTCACTCTGCCG ACGGTGAAACCTCGGAGCCGTTGCTGGAAGGACACAGTCGCTCCGCCCCGGCGTGGCGGCGCTTCTGCTAGCATCTGGAGCCGGGGATACTCCGCTGGATGCACCGCCAACAACGCCAGCCTtgtgaagaaggaggaggaggaggaggaggaggagcgaccCACACCCCcttccaccagggggcaggagagggtggtggggcTACAGGGGCTGCGTCTGCCCAGCAAGCAGCCGGGGGTgaagagacccagagagg ACTCCAGCCTGTCCGACCAGGACGTGCTGCAGCTATACACGGGCTCCTCTGGTCTGAAGAGGGCCCGTTCTGAGGAGCAGGACCAGGAGGAAAAGCCCTCCCTTCccaggccaccagggggcagtagCAGCGGGGCGCCCCGGCCTCGCAACCGCTTCGCCACCCTGTTGCAGAGGAGGAACCAGGGAGAGGAGGCGGACGGCCAGGCCACGCGCAGCAG GTTCTTCAGCGCATCCTGCGAGGCCCCTGCTTTGAGCACCAGAGACGGTGTGAACGATGATGCAGCGTCTCCCTCGGGCGCACGGCAAGAGAACGCCCTTAGCCGCGCCGAAGATGATGGGGAAAGTGACAGCCCCGAAGCACCCTCCATAGAGACCCCCAGCCctacctcctcccccagccccactgctacctcctccacccctaccGCGACCTCCAGCTCCCCTATCACCGCCACCTCTCCGCGACCTGCCAGCCAGCGCCTCGGGGTGTTCCGCTGGTCGGGCCTCTCCCAGCACCCCCCCAccagcaccgccgccgccgcccactccacctcctcctcaatcaAACCATcagccgcccccgcccccggccccggccccgtgGTGTCGGGCATCGCTGCGCTCCAGCGGTACCAGCGCCAAACGGAGAGTGTCTCCTGGGGCTCGAGACCCCCGGCAGCCGagtcccccgccccccagggggtCGACCTGGTGGACGACTCCCCGCCGGCCTCCCCGCCCTCCCAGGACAGCGCCTACTGCTCCCAGTCGCCGCCctgtgacctcacttcctgtgaGGCGGAGGGAGTGGCTGACGCGACCGGTTCGGCGGCCTCCTGCCTCTTGTCGCCATGCCACAAAGATGACGTT GAAGCGGGCTTAAAGGGTTCAGACCGAGGACCCCCACGCGTTCCACAGGACCCCAAGAGACCCCTGGTGGTTCGATCACTG GTTGCCGGGTTGGCTCGCTCCAGGCCCAGTaaccagggggcggagcctccaGCTAAGCTCCGCCCAGTGGCCCCAGCCCGGGCAAGCGGCCTGAGGAGGAGGCCTTCAGGCTCCCAGGGGCCCCTCGGCAAGAAGCCCTTGACCAACAACGAGAACAACTGCCCCGGGACGCAGGCCACCATTAGCAGCCTCTGGAAGAACTTTGGTTTTAAAAG AGAGCACCAGAAGCTGAGCCCCAGCCCCAGAGGACCCCCCATGTCCCCCGCGAAGGACAACCTCCCTGGCGCCGCCGGGCTCTAG
- the exo1 gene encoding exonuclease 1 isoform X2, protein MGIQGLLQFLKDASEPVHVKKYRGQTVAVDTYCWLHKGAFSCAEKLAKGEPTDQYVTYCMKFVDMLLSFGVRPILVFDGCNLPSKREVEKSRRERRQANLQKGKQLLREGKLSEARDCFTKSVNVTPSMAHDVIKAARARGVDCVVAPYEADAQLAFLSKVGLAQAIITEDSDLLAFGCKKVLLKMDKEGNGLEIDQAHLGRCRSLGGVFTEEKFRYMCILSGCDYLASLYGIGLGKACKLLKMANNPDVLAVIRKMGQYLKMSVAVPEEYLQGFTKADNTFLYQLVFDPLQRKVVPLNPYPEHLDPSTLSYAGLNKGDEKGYQMALGNLDIHTMEKIDNFNPDKVTLPTVKPRSRCWKDTVAPPRRGGASASIWSRGYSAGCTANNASLVKKEEEEEEEERPTPPSTRGQERVVGLQGLRLPSKQPGVKRPREDSSLSDQDVLQLYTGSSGLKRARSEEQDQEEKPSLPRPPGGSSSGAPRPRNRFATLLQRRNQGEEADGQATRSRFFSASCEAPALSTRDGVNDDAASPSGARQENALSRAEDDGESDSPEAPSIETPSPTSSPSPTATSSTPTATSSSPITATSPRPASQRLGVFRWSGLSQHPPTSTAAAAHSTSSSIKPSAAPAPGPGPVVSGIAALQRYQRQTESVSWGSRPPAAESPAPQGVDLVDDSPPASPPSQDSAYCSQSPPCDLTSCEAEGVADATGSAASCLLSPCHKDDVEAGLKGSDRGPPRVPQDPKRPLVVRSLVAGLARSRPSNQGAEPPAKLRPVAPARASGLRRRPSGSQGPLGKKPLTNNENNCPGTQATISSLWKNFGFKRS, encoded by the exons ATGGGAATCCAGGGTCTGCTCCAGTTCCTCAAAGATGCTTCGGAGCCCGTCCATGTGAAGAAGTACAGAGGGCAGACGGTGGCCGTGGACACCTACTGCTGGCTGCACAAAGGGGCTTTCTCCTGTGCTGAAAAGCTGGCCAAAGGAGAACCAACAGATCA GTACGTCACATACTGTATGAAATTTGTGGACATGCTCCTGTCGTTTGGCGTGAGACCAATTCTGGTTTTCGACGGATGCAACCTACCGTcaaagagagaggtggagaagtCTCGTAGAGA GCGCAGACAAGCTAACCTCCAGAAGGGAAAGCAGCTGCTACGTGAGGGGAAGCTCTCCGAAGCAAGGGACTGCTTCACAAAGTCTGTCAATGTTACGCCCTCCATGGCCCATGATGTCATCAAG GCTGCCAGGGCTAGGGGGGTGGATTGTGTGGTGGCTCCCTACGAGGCGGACGCCCAGCTGGCCTTCCTCAGCAAGGTGGGCCTGGCCCAGGCCATCATCACAGAGGACTCTGACCTGCTGGCCTTCGGTTGCAAAAAG GTTTTGTTGAAGATGGACAAGGAGGGCAACGGGCTGGAGATTGACCAGGCCCACTTGGGTCGCTGTCGCTCCCTGGGGGGCGTGTTCACGGAGGAGAAGTTCCGCTACATGTGCATCCTGTCTGGCTGTGACTACCTGGCCTCGCTCTACGGCATCGGCCTGGGAAAGGCCTGCAAGCTGCTCAAGATGGCCAACAACCCTGACGTACTCGCG GTGATCCGGAAGATGGGCCAGTACCTGAAGATGAGCGTGGCCGTACCCGAGGAGTACCTGCAGGGCTTCACCAAGGCTGACAACACCTTCCTCTACCAGCTGGTGTTCGACCCGCTCCAACGCAAGGTGGTGCCACTCAACCCCTACCCAGAGCACCTGGACCCCAGCACCCTCAGCTACGCTGGCCT GAACAAAGGGGACGAGAAAGGGTACCAGATGGCACTGGGGAACCTGGACATCCACACCATGGAGAAGATTGACAACTTCAACCCGGACAAAGTCACTCTGCCG ACGGTGAAACCTCGGAGCCGTTGCTGGAAGGACACAGTCGCTCCGCCCCGGCGTGGCGGCGCTTCTGCTAGCATCTGGAGCCGGGGATACTCCGCTGGATGCACCGCCAACAACGCCAGCCTtgtgaagaaggaggaggaggaggaggaggaggagcgaccCACACCCCcttccaccagggggcaggagagggtggtggggcTACAGGGGCTGCGTCTGCCCAGCAAGCAGCCGGGGGTgaagagacccagagagg ACTCCAGCCTGTCCGACCAGGACGTGCTGCAGCTATACACGGGCTCCTCTGGTCTGAAGAGGGCCCGTTCTGAGGAGCAGGACCAGGAGGAAAAGCCCTCCCTTCccaggccaccagggggcagtagCAGCGGGGCGCCCCGGCCTCGCAACCGCTTCGCCACCCTGTTGCAGAGGAGGAACCAGGGAGAGGAGGCGGACGGCCAGGCCACGCGCAGCAG GTTCTTCAGCGCATCCTGCGAGGCCCCTGCTTTGAGCACCAGAGACGGTGTGAACGATGATGCAGCGTCTCCCTCGGGCGCACGGCAAGAGAACGCCCTTAGCCGCGCCGAAGATGATGGGGAAAGTGACAGCCCCGAAGCACCCTCCATAGAGACCCCCAGCCctacctcctcccccagccccactgctacctcctccacccctaccGCGACCTCCAGCTCCCCTATCACCGCCACCTCTCCGCGACCTGCCAGCCAGCGCCTCGGGGTGTTCCGCTGGTCGGGCCTCTCCCAGCACCCCCCCAccagcaccgccgccgccgcccactccacctcctcctcaatcaAACCATcagccgcccccgcccccggccccggccccgtgGTGTCGGGCATCGCTGCGCTCCAGCGGTACCAGCGCCAAACGGAGAGTGTCTCCTGGGGCTCGAGACCCCCGGCAGCCGagtcccccgccccccagggggtCGACCTGGTGGACGACTCCCCGCCGGCCTCCCCGCCCTCCCAGGACAGCGCCTACTGCTCCCAGTCGCCGCCctgtgacctcacttcctgtgaGGCGGAGGGAGTGGCTGACGCGACCGGTTCGGCGGCCTCCTGCCTCTTGTCGCCATGCCACAAAGATGACGTT GAAGCGGGCTTAAAGGGTTCAGACCGAGGACCCCCACGCGTTCCACAGGACCCCAAGAGACCCCTGGTGGTTCGATCACTG GTTGCCGGGTTGGCTCGCTCCAGGCCCAGTaaccagggggcggagcctccaGCTAAGCTCCGCCCAGTGGCCCCAGCCCGGGCAAGCGGCCTGAGGAGGAGGCCTTCAGGCTCCCAGGGGCCCCTCGGCAAGAAGCCCTTGACCAACAACGAGAACAACTGCCCCGGGACGCAGGCCACCATTAGCAGCCTCTGGAAGAACTTTGGTTTTAAAAG GTCTTGA